In one Bacillus sp. Marseille-P3661 genomic region, the following are encoded:
- a CDS encoding heptaprenylglyceryl phosphate synthase: MYDIKEWKHIFKLDPNKDISDENLELICESGTDAVMIGGSDGVTIDNTIHMLSRVRRYTVPCVLEVSSIESISPGFDFYFIPSVLNSNNPKWIVEFHHQAIKEYGEIMNWDEIIVEGYCILNKDSKAAIKTEANTELALDDVVAYASLAERMFNLPIFYLEYSGIYGDPNVVQKVKSSLKQTQLFYGGGITSETQAAEMAQFADTVVVGNCIYDNIAMALKTVQAVKG; this comes from the coding sequence ATGTACGACATAAAGGAATGGAAACATATTTTTAAGTTGGATCCAAATAAAGACATTTCAGATGAAAATCTTGAATTAATATGTGAATCTGGAACAGATGCTGTGATGATTGGCGGTAGTGATGGCGTCACCATTGATAATACCATTCATATGTTATCAAGAGTAAGACGCTATACAGTACCATGTGTATTAGAGGTATCGTCTATCGAATCTATTAGTCCCGGTTTCGATTTTTATTTTATCCCCTCTGTGCTAAATAGTAATAACCCTAAGTGGATCGTTGAATTTCACCATCAAGCAATAAAAGAGTATGGTGAAATTATGAATTGGGATGAAATTATTGTCGAAGGGTACTGTATTCTAAATAAAGATTCGAAGGCTGCAATTAAAACGGAAGCAAACACGGAGTTAGCACTTGATGATGTTGTTGCATACGCAAGTCTAGCAGAACGCATGTTTAATTTGCCCATTTTTTATTTAGAGTATAGTGGCATATATGGAGACCCTAACGTCGTCCAAAAAGTCAAGTCTTCCTTAAAGCAAACGCAGTTATTTTATGGCGGCGGCATAACTAGTGAAACACAGGCAGCTGAAATGGCGCAATTCGCAGATACTGTTGTGGTTGGCAATTGTATATATGATAATATAGCAATGGCATTGAAAACTGTCCAAGCTGTAAAAGGTTAA
- the ligA gene encoding NAD-dependent DNA ligase LigA: MTIQNDKNRIIELRELLNQYNYEYYVLDKPTVEDYQYDQLMNELIQLEEIHPELVTPDSPSQRVGGAPLDAFVKVEHQTPMLSLGNAFNETDLRDFDRRIRQEVGDQFSYVCELKIDGLAVSLRYEKGMFVLGATRGDGTIGEDITNNLKTIRSIPLKLKDELDLEVRGEAFMPKQSFEKLNAAREENGEELFANPRNAAAGSLRQLDPKIAAKRNLDVFLYSIGDIQGKTLDSHSDGLDFLEEIGFKTNPERRRCANIEEVLQYIEGWVDKRPSLPYEIDGIVIKVDLYEHQEQLGFTAKSPRWAIAYKFPAEEVVTKLIDIELSVGRTGVVTPTAILEPVRVAGTTVKRASLHNEDLIREKDIKIGDQVVIKKAGDIIPEVVNVLADKRTGAEQSFEMPKECPECGSDLVRLEEEVALRCINPKCPAQIREGLIHFVSRNAMNIDGLGEKVITQLFKEDLIHDVADIYQLQREELLKLERMGEKSVDNLLAAIETSKNNSLERLIFGLGIRLVGSKAAKTLAQHFETMEKLQGATVEDLTAIFEIGEKMANSIVEYFSLPQVSQLIDELKSYGVNLEYKGPKLVNAAEIDSVFAGKTIVLTGKLEQLSRNDAKKEIEALGGKVTGSVSKKTDLVIAGEDAGSKLDKANELGIEVWDEARLVRELQS; this comes from the coding sequence ATGACAATACAAAATGATAAAAATAGAATTATTGAGCTGCGCGAGCTTTTAAATCAATATAACTATGAGTACTATGTGCTGGACAAACCTACTGTTGAGGATTATCAATATGATCAGCTCATGAATGAATTGATTCAGTTAGAAGAAATTCATCCAGAATTAGTTACTCCAGATTCCCCTTCACAGCGTGTCGGCGGTGCTCCACTTGATGCATTTGTAAAAGTGGAGCATCAAACACCGATGTTAAGCTTAGGTAATGCCTTTAATGAGACAGATTTACGAGACTTTGATCGACGAATTCGCCAGGAAGTTGGCGATCAATTTTCGTATGTGTGTGAGCTTAAAATTGATGGCTTGGCTGTTTCGCTTCGCTATGAAAAAGGTATGTTTGTATTAGGAGCAACTCGTGGCGATGGTACGATTGGCGAAGACATTACCAATAATCTTAAAACTATTCGTTCTATACCGTTAAAATTGAAAGACGAGCTAGATCTGGAGGTTCGCGGTGAAGCGTTCATGCCAAAACAATCGTTTGAAAAGTTAAATGCAGCGCGTGAAGAAAACGGTGAGGAACTATTTGCAAATCCAAGAAATGCAGCTGCCGGCTCTTTAAGACAGCTAGATCCGAAAATAGCTGCTAAACGGAATTTGGATGTCTTTTTATACAGTATTGGAGACATACAAGGGAAAACGCTTGATTCACATAGTGACGGACTTGATTTTTTAGAAGAAATTGGCTTTAAAACAAATCCAGAGCGGAGAAGATGTGCCAATATAGAGGAAGTGCTGCAATACATTGAAGGTTGGGTTGATAAACGTCCGAGTTTGCCATATGAAATCGACGGCATTGTAATTAAAGTTGATTTATATGAACATCAAGAGCAGCTTGGATTCACAGCTAAAAGTCCTCGCTGGGCAATTGCTTATAAATTTCCAGCAGAAGAGGTTGTCACGAAATTAATTGATATTGAGCTAAGTGTTGGCCGTACAGGGGTTGTCACGCCAACTGCCATTTTAGAGCCTGTTCGAGTAGCGGGTACAACAGTAAAAAGGGCATCGTTGCATAACGAAGACTTAATTCGCGAAAAGGATATTAAGATTGGTGATCAAGTTGTCATAAAAAAAGCGGGAGATATTATCCCAGAGGTTGTCAACGTTCTTGCTGATAAACGTACCGGTGCCGAGCAAAGCTTTGAGATGCCAAAGGAATGTCCGGAGTGCGGCAGTGATTTAGTACGCTTGGAGGAAGAAGTGGCTTTACGGTGTATAAATCCGAAATGCCCGGCACAAATTCGTGAGGGGTTAATTCATTTTGTTTCAAGAAATGCGATGAATATTGATGGCTTAGGTGAAAAGGTAATCACTCAATTATTTAAAGAGGACCTTATTCATGATGTCGCAGATATTTATCAATTACAACGTGAAGAGCTCTTGAAACTTGAGCGAATGGGCGAAAAATCTGTTGATAATTTGCTTGCTGCGATTGAAACATCGAAAAACAATTCATTAGAGAGATTGATATTCGGCCTAGGAATCCGTCTTGTAGGCTCTAAAGCGGCAAAAACATTGGCGCAGCATTTTGAAACAATGGAAAAGCTGCAAGGAGCAACGGTTGAAGACCTTACGGCTATTTTCGAAATTGGCGAGAAGATGGCAAACTCGATTGTTGAGTACTTTTCTTTACCACAGGTATCACAATTAATAGATGAATTAAAAAGCTATGGCGTTAATTTAGAGTATAAAGGTCCAAAACTAGTAAATGCTGCTGAAATCGATTCTGTTTTTGCTGGAAAAACAATAGTATTAACTGGTAAGCTTGAGCAATTATCACGAAATGATGCTAAAAAAGAGATAGAGGCTTTAGGTGGTAAGGTAACAGGCAGTGTAAGTAAAAAAACAGATTTAGTAATTGCTGGTGAGGATGCTGGGTCGAAGTTAGATAAAGCCAACGAATTAGGCATTGAAGTATGGGATGAGGCTAGATTAGTTCGTGAATTACAGTCATAA
- the gatC gene encoding Asp-tRNA(Asn)/Glu-tRNA(Gln) amidotransferase subunit GatC, producing MSRISEEQVKHVAHLARLAVTEEEAQNFTKHLDAIIGYAELLNELDTDNVEPTTHVLDIKNVLRKDESRQWLSQDEALKNAPDKKDGQFRVPSIIE from the coding sequence ATGTCACGTATTTCAGAGGAGCAAGTGAAGCACGTTGCACATTTAGCGCGTCTAGCAGTTACAGAAGAAGAAGCGCAAAACTTTACAAAGCATTTAGATGCTATTATTGGGTATGCAGAACTTTTAAATGAATTAGATACAGATAATGTTGAACCGACTACGCATGTTCTTGACATAAAAAATGTTCTTCGCAAAGACGAATCACGTCAATGGTTATCACAGGATGAAGCACTTAAAAATGCACCGGATAAAAAAGATGGTCAATTTAGAGTTCCATCGATTATTGAGTAA
- the pcrA gene encoding DNA helicase PcrA: MLLSGLNPEQQSAVKCTEGPLLIMAGAGSGKTRVLTHRIAYLMAEKEVQPWNILAITFTNKAAREMKDRVANIVGPKAEEIWISTFHSMCVRILRRDIDRIGVNRNFSILDTTDQLSVIKKILKEKNIDPKKFDPRSLLGSISSAKNELISAEEFEKTAGDYYSRTVSEVYKIYQERLKKNQSLDFDDLIMMTIQLFQRVPEVLEFYQRKFQYIHVDEYQDTNRAQYMLVKFMAARFKNLCVVGDSDQSIYRWRGADIANILSFEKDYPNATVILLEQNYRSTKRILEAANVVIENNSNRRPKKLWTENTEGQKLTYYRGDTERDEAHFVAGKIKELVESGKRRYSEIAILYRTNAQSRIMEEVLLKSNIQYNIVGGMKFYDRKEIKDILAYLRLIANLDDDISLARIVNVPKRGIGASTLDKVANYAIDKDVSIFEGLKEVDFIGLSARFTNVLAEFRDQLKHWNQMQEFLSVTELVEEVLEKTGYREMLKAEKTLEAQSRLENINELLSVTQNFEKTSEDKSLIAFLTDLALVSDIDTADKEVDPHETVVLMTLHSAKGLEFPTVFLMGLEEGVFPHSRSLMDDDEMEEERRLAYVGITRAEQELFLTNARMRTLFGRTNSNPVSRFIGEIPNELIDDLQEKDQMMDQRTLQQSPFAARPRPAIQQSVIRPVVSKTGGESIGWGVGDKAEHKKWGIGTVVSVKGAGEDKELDIAFPQPIGIKRLLAKFAPITKV, from the coding sequence ATGCTCCTAAGTGGATTGAATCCTGAGCAGCAATCGGCTGTTAAATGTACGGAAGGTCCGCTATTAATTATGGCAGGAGCTGGAAGTGGGAAAACGAGAGTATTAACTCATCGAATAGCTTATTTGATGGCTGAGAAAGAAGTGCAACCATGGAATATATTAGCGATTACATTTACTAATAAAGCCGCAAGAGAAATGAAGGATCGTGTTGCCAATATCGTCGGGCCAAAGGCGGAAGAAATTTGGATTTCAACCTTCCATTCCATGTGTGTAAGGATATTACGTCGCGATATTGATCGAATAGGGGTTAATCGGAATTTCTCTATTTTGGATACGACGGATCAGCTGTCAGTCATTAAAAAAATATTAAAAGAAAAAAATATTGATCCTAAAAAATTCGATCCAAGATCGCTGTTAGGTTCTATTAGTAGTGCGAAAAACGAGTTGATCTCGGCAGAGGAATTTGAGAAAACAGCCGGGGACTATTATTCAAGAACAGTTAGCGAAGTGTACAAAATTTATCAAGAGCGTTTAAAGAAAAACCAATCCCTCGATTTTGATGATCTTATTATGATGACAATTCAACTATTTCAACGGGTTCCGGAAGTTCTTGAATTTTATCAAAGAAAATTCCAGTATATTCATGTCGATGAATATCAGGATACGAATCGTGCGCAGTATATGCTTGTAAAATTTATGGCTGCTAGATTCAAAAACCTTTGTGTAGTTGGGGATTCAGATCAATCGATTTACCGCTGGCGTGGAGCAGATATTGCTAACATTCTTTCATTTGAAAAAGATTATCCGAATGCAACGGTTATTCTACTGGAACAAAATTATCGATCAACTAAACGTATTCTTGAAGCGGCAAATGTCGTCATTGAGAATAATTCAAATCGTAGACCCAAAAAACTATGGACAGAAAATACCGAAGGCCAAAAGCTTACGTATTACCGCGGTGATACGGAACGAGATGAAGCCCATTTTGTTGCAGGTAAGATTAAAGAGTTAGTAGAAAGCGGCAAGCGTCGCTATAGTGAAATTGCGATTCTTTATCGTACCAATGCACAGTCGCGGATTATGGAGGAAGTACTACTTAAATCTAATATTCAGTATAATATTGTTGGCGGTATGAAGTTCTATGACCGTAAGGAAATTAAGGATATACTAGCTTATTTACGATTGATTGCTAATTTAGATGATGATATTAGCTTGGCGCGCATCGTGAATGTCCCGAAAAGAGGAATTGGAGCGTCGACCTTAGATAAAGTTGCAAATTATGCAATTGATAAAGACGTTTCAATTTTTGAAGGCTTAAAAGAAGTAGATTTCATTGGTTTATCAGCTAGATTTACAAATGTGTTGGCTGAATTTAGAGATCAGTTAAAGCATTGGAATCAAATGCAGGAGTTCTTATCAGTTACAGAGCTTGTGGAAGAGGTTTTAGAAAAAACAGGATATCGAGAAATGTTAAAAGCTGAGAAAACATTGGAAGCACAAAGCAGGTTAGAAAACATCAATGAGCTTTTATCAGTTACACAAAACTTTGAAAAAACAAGTGAGGATAAAAGCTTAATCGCATTTTTAACAGACCTAGCGCTAGTTTCAGATATTGATACTGCTGATAAAGAGGTTGACCCTCACGAAACAGTTGTTTTAATGACTTTGCATTCTGCAAAAGGGTTAGAGTTTCCAACAGTATTCTTAATGGGGTTAGAGGAAGGGGTCTTTCCACACAGTCGTTCGTTGATGGATGATGACGAGATGGAAGAAGAACGACGCCTTGCATATGTAGGGATTACTAGAGCTGAGCAAGAGCTTTTCCTAACAAATGCGCGGATGCGCACATTATTTGGTCGAACAAATTCAAATCCGGTTTCCCGATTTATCGGTGAAATTCCAAATGAGCTTATTGATGACCTTCAAGAGAAAGATCAAATGATGGACCAACGGACCTTACAACAATCGCCATTTGCTGCTAGACCTAGACCTGCTATCCAACAATCTGTTATTCGCCCAGTTGTTTCGAAAACAGGTGGTGAGTCGATTGGTTGGGGTGTAGGTGATAAAGCTGAACATAAAAAATGGGGTATCGGTACAGTTGTTAGCGTAAAAGGTGCTGGAGAGGATAAAGAGCTCGATATAGCATTTCCTCAACCTATTGGAATTAAGAGGTTATTAGCAAAGTTTGCTCCAATTACAAAGGTCTAA
- a CDS encoding DUF3048 domain-containing protein, with amino-acid sequence MKRPTYKIATLLMIVSIIIFGCSNKETIAEPSEEPEIEYVDSDINEEPSEETKEAAAPVYENIFPLTGLGTNEPIDQRIFAIMINNHPKARPQSGLHKADIVYEILAEGYITRFLAVYQSELPEVVGPIRSARDYYIHLSKDLGAIYVAYGGSPEAFDLLQHRAVTDYIGGIVRKGYADDQFFYRANFRSAPHNVYIKEENLLKAAEVRNFALSQDVEPFSFSTGNDLTLVSGETAEEVVINYASSYTVNYKYDGELMAYVRYSNGEKTIDRETETPLRISNIFIVEAPHKVIDNAGRRDIKLTGNGKGYLIQRGLVQEVEWENRNGRIVPIKNGEIQSYVPGQTWVNVIPNKPGLVDTVSFGSSNDKE; translated from the coding sequence ATGAAACGTCCAACTTACAAAATAGCAACATTACTAATGATTGTATCTATCATTATATTTGGCTGTAGTAATAAAGAGACGATTGCCGAACCAAGTGAAGAACCTGAGATTGAATATGTTGATTCAGATATTAATGAGGAACCGTCTGAAGAAACTAAAGAAGCTGCGGCACCTGTTTATGAAAATATATTTCCATTAACAGGATTAGGAACGAATGAACCTATTGATCAACGGATCTTTGCAATAATGATTAACAATCACCCTAAGGCACGGCCCCAATCTGGATTGCATAAAGCTGATATCGTATATGAGATATTAGCAGAGGGCTATATTACAAGGTTTTTAGCTGTCTACCAAAGCGAGCTGCCAGAGGTTGTTGGTCCTATTAGAAGTGCAAGAGATTATTATATACATCTTAGCAAGGATTTGGGAGCGATTTATGTAGCATATGGCGGAAGTCCTGAGGCGTTTGATTTACTTCAACATCGAGCTGTGACCGACTATATTGGCGGTATTGTTCGAAAAGGCTATGCAGATGATCAATTTTTTTATCGTGCAAATTTCAGAAGTGCACCACACAATGTTTATATTAAAGAAGAGAATCTGCTAAAGGCTGCAGAAGTGCGAAATTTTGCTTTATCACAAGATGTCGAGCCTTTCTCGTTCTCAACTGGTAATGACTTAACGCTTGTAAGTGGTGAAACTGCTGAAGAGGTAGTAATTAATTATGCTAGTTCATATACGGTTAACTATAAATATGACGGCGAATTAATGGCATATGTACGGTATTCAAATGGTGAAAAAACAATAGACCGTGAGACTGAAACACCGTTGAGAATAAGCAACATCTTTATTGTTGAAGCCCCACATAAAGTGATCGATAATGCAGGGCGTCGGGATATTAAACTAACTGGAAATGGCAAAGGGTACTTAATCCAGCGGGGACTTGTTCAGGAAGTAGAATGGGAAAATAGAAATGGACGTATTGTGCCTATTAAAAATGGAGAAATTCAAAGCTATGTTCCAGGACAGACTTGGGTTAATGTAATCCCGAATAAACCTGGATTAGTTGATACAGTTTCTTTTGGCAGCAGTAATGACAAGGAGTGA
- a CDS encoding CamS family sex pheromone protein has product MQKRFNLILILLLLLSACTPNFEKDEEIVQETEETTERAIIPKYKISDEYYRAILPFKPGKARGLVSSTVYNRLDMDELDMGLMRIAQDNFEPNTYYFQEGQYLTTEMVEKWISRADENNQEGLNPPLDPQTATVEDYRNTPRYLSHVMEHNYLKKDDENKVELGGVVIGLALKSVYYFNEPTNGYPREEEIPFAELEKQGKEIALQVLQRVRSIKGLEEIPITIALFREQPRESIVPGNFFAKAYISGNDNTISKWEPINEQYLLFPSDEARDLYYDDYTRMVNFTNDVDTYFPNYIGVIGSGYYLDDQLHEMTIDIPIQFYGKAEIIGFTEYITGLVMDHFPSYIAVHVYISSIDGPEALITRNAGENQKPIVHIYR; this is encoded by the coding sequence TTGCAGAAAAGGTTTAATTTGATTTTAATTTTGCTGTTACTATTATCGGCATGTACCCCCAATTTTGAGAAAGATGAAGAAATCGTTCAAGAAACAGAAGAAACAACAGAGCGAGCGATTATTCCTAAATATAAAATCTCAGATGAATATTATCGGGCCATTTTGCCTTTTAAACCAGGTAAAGCCAGGGGACTTGTTAGCAGTACGGTTTATAACCGTCTTGATATGGATGAGTTGGATATGGGATTAATGCGGATTGCCCAAGATAATTTTGAGCCGAACACCTATTATTTTCAAGAAGGTCAGTATTTAACAACGGAAATGGTTGAAAAATGGATAAGTAGAGCTGATGAAAATAACCAAGAAGGGCTAAATCCGCCGCTAGATCCACAAACAGCAACGGTTGAGGATTATCGAAATACTCCAAGATATTTATCGCATGTTATGGAACATAATTATTTGAAGAAAGACGATGAAAACAAAGTCGAATTAGGTGGAGTGGTCATTGGATTAGCACTGAAATCTGTTTATTATTTTAACGAACCAACAAATGGCTATCCTAGAGAAGAGGAGATACCATTTGCAGAGTTAGAAAAACAAGGAAAAGAGATTGCGCTTCAAGTACTTCAACGAGTTCGAAGTATTAAGGGATTAGAGGAAATTCCAATTACGATCGCTTTGTTCAGGGAACAACCAAGAGAGTCGATTGTTCCGGGTAATTTCTTTGCAAAAGCCTATATAAGTGGAAATGATAATACAATCTCAAAATGGGAACCGATTAATGAACAATATCTACTCTTTCCGTCGGATGAGGCAAGAGATTTATATTATGACGACTATACAAGAATGGTGAATTTCACTAATGATGTAGATACTTATTTTCCGAATTATATTGGTGTCATTGGCAGTGGGTACTATTTAGATGACCAATTACACGAAATGACGATTGATATACCGATTCAGTTCTATGGTAAAGCGGAAATTATTGGCTTTACCGAATATATAACCGGTCTCGTCATGGATCACTTCCCGTCTTATATTGCTGTACACGTGTATATATCATCGATAGATGGTCCTGAAGCACTTATAACTCGGAATGCGGGAGAAAACCAAAAGCCAATCGTTCATATTTATCGTTAG
- a CDS encoding YerC/YecD family TrpR-related protein, with protein MQIDKLRGQSLDQLFEAILSLKDMEECYRFFDDLCTVNEIQSLSQRLEVARMLREGFTYHKIETETGASTATISRVKRCLNYGNDAYTMALDRIAGNKLPKEAE; from the coding sequence ATGCAAATTGATAAGTTACGAGGGCAATCCCTTGATCAGCTTTTTGAAGCCATTCTTTCATTGAAAGATATGGAAGAGTGCTATCGTTTTTTTGATGATTTGTGCACTGTGAATGAGATTCAATCATTATCGCAACGTTTAGAAGTTGCTCGTATGCTCCGAGAAGGTTTTACCTATCATAAAATTGAAACGGAAACAGGTGCTAGTACAGCAACTATATCACGTGTTAAAAGATGTCTTAACTATGGAAATGATGCATATACGATGGCGCTTGATCGTATTGCAGGTAACAAACTCCCAAAGGAAGCTGAATAA